The sequence TGGCCTGCGGGTGGCGGTGATTCCCCTGACCTATACAGCGACCAATTTGCCCTACCTGCGCCCTGGCGACCCGGTCAATTTGGAAGCCGACCTGTTGGGTAAATATGTGGAACAATTGCTCCAGCCCAGGGTGGTGGAGACCCCCATTTCTCAGAATTTTTTAATGCAACACGGGTTTATGGACAGCGGGGCAAACCTGGTACAGTAGGGGTGCCGTCTCCCCAGGTGCCCCCGATGAATGACGTTGCCGCTCTCCCCTTGGCGCATCCCAGCCACTTTATCAACCGGGAAAAAAGTTGGCTCTATTTCAACGACCGGGTGCTGCACGAAGCCCTCGACCCCCGTACCCCCCTGTTGGAACAGGCGAAATTCCTGGCCATTTTTAGCACCAATTTAGATGAATATTTCATGGTGCGGATTGATGCCCTGCGGGATCAGGTGGAAGCCAATGTGACCACCCCCAGCCCCGACGGTCTCACCCCCCAACAGCAACTGGATTTGATCAGCGCCCATCTGGCACCCGTGATTAGCCAACAGCATGATTATTTCGCCCAAAATCTGCGCCCCCGTTTGGCAGAAGCCGGGATTATGATCGCCGATTACCCCACCCTCACCCCGGAACAACAGGCCTATTTGCACAATGATTTTCTGCGCCAGGTGTTTCCCATCCTCACGCCCCTGGCGGTGGACCCCGGCCATCCCTTTCCCTATATGTCCAATTTGAGTCTGAACCTGGCTGTATTACTTGAGGATACGAAAACCGGCCAGCACCATTTCGCCCGGGTGAAGGTGCCCACCAAGGCGGCGTCCAACCCTGGGGGTAAGGCGTTGAAACGGTTTGTCACCCTGCCGGAGCCGTTGCGGCCAGCGGGGGTGCGGTGGTTGGGGGTGCCCCTGGAGCAGGTGATCGGTCACAATTTGGGGGCACTCTTTCCGGGGATGGCATTGGTGGGCTGGTATCCGTTTCGGGTCACCCGGGATGCGGATTTGGAAATTCGGGAAGATGAGGCGGGGGATTTGCTGGCGGAAATTGAAAAAGAAGTCCGGAGCCGCCGCTACGGCCGGGATGCCACCCGTTTGGAAATTGCTAAGTCCGCCCCGGAGTTGGTGCGGGAGACCCTCACCCAGGGGTTGAAAATTCAAGCACCTTGGATTTATGAAATCAACACCCTGTTGAATCTGGGGGATTTGATGGAGTTGGCCTTTTTGCCCTACCCGGAACTGCGGGACCCGGATTGGACCCCGGTGATCCCCGCCCTATTTGAGGAAAAAGCCTACAGCGAAGCCCAGGGGGGGGTGGATTGGTTTAGTTTGATCCACCAGGGGGACGTGTTGGTTCATCATCCCTACCATTCCTTTGCGGGGACGGTGGAACGGTTTATTGCCCAGGCGGCTACTGACCCGGAAGTCCTCGGCATCAAAATGACCCTGTACCGTACTTCGGGGGATTCGCCCATCGTCCAGTCCCTGATTACGGCGGCGGAAAATGGCATCCAGGTGGCAGTATTGGTGGAATTGAAAGCCCGTTTTGATGAGGAAAATAACATCCTCTGGGCCCGGCGGTTGGAGCAGGCCGGGGTACACGTGGTGTATGGGTTGATTGGTCTAAAAACCCACAGCAAATTGGCCTTGGTGGTGCGCCGGGAGGGGGAAGGGATTCGCCGTTATATGCACCTGGGCACGGGGAATTACAATTCCAAAACCGCCCGGATTTACACGGATTTGGGGATTTTGACCTGTCGGGATGACCTGGCCGCCGATGTGACGGAATTGTTTAATTTCCTCACCGGTTATTCCCGCCAACGGCAGTATCGCCATCTACTGGTGGCGCCGGTGAATATGCGGGAGGAACTGGTTCGGTTGATTCGGCAGGAAGCGGCCCACGCCCGAGCCGGACAACCCGCCCGGATTTTTGCCAAGATGAACGCCCTGGCGGACACGGGCATTATTTTGGAACTCTACGAGGCGGCGCAGGCGGGGGTGGAAATTCGCCTGTTGGTGCGGGGGATGTGTACGCTCCGGCCAGGGGTGCCGGGCTTAAGCGAGCGGATTCAGGTGGTGAGCATTATTGGGCGGTTTTTGGAGCATTCCCGGGTATTTTGGTTCCACAATCAGGGGCAGGAAAATCTGTACATTGGCAGTGCGGATTGGCGTACCCGCAATTTAGACCGGCGGGTGGAAGCCCTGACCCCGGTGCTGGATGCGGGGATCAAACAGCAGTTGCAGGAGATCATGGAACTGATGTGGACGGACAACCGCCAGGCGTGGGATTTGCAACCCGATGGCACCTACATCCAACGCCAGCCTGCCCCCGGGGAGCCGGAACGGGGTTCCCATGCCCTATTGATGCAAAAAGCCTTGGCGGAGGCCACCCCAGTGGTGTAGCTCCCTAATTCACAATCCGTCCCAAAGCGGGCGGAGAAACGGGGGACTGGGCCCGGAAATAGGCTTCCCAGGCGGCCATATCCGTCACCCCCCCCACCCGTTCCTGTCCCTGGCGCAAAACGGTGAAATTGTCCCCCCCATCTGCGAGAAAACTATTTACCGTCACCCGATAGGTTTGCTCCGGGCGAATGGGCTGGCCGTTGAGGCTCATGTCCTGCACCCGGTTGCCTGGGGGGGCCGTGGGCGACCAACGGTAACGAAAGCCCTGGGAGACCTGGAGAATGCGGTTTTGTCCGGGTGTCGGGTTATCAAACTGCTGTTCCAAAAGTGCCTTGATCTGCGCCCCCGTCAGGCTCATCGTCACCAAATTATTGCCAAAGGGTTGCACCGCAAAAGCCTGCCCATAGGTCACCTGCCCCCCCGGTGCCAAGGTCAACTCCGCCCGAATCCCCCCCGGGTTCATGAACGCCACCACCGCTCCCCCTTGCTCCGGAGCTTGGGTAGCCGCCAACTGGGCATCGGCAATCAGATTCCCCAGGGGCATTTCCCCACTCGGGCTGGCAGTACGAAGTATATCCGCTGTAATTTGGCCAATCACCCTGTTTGCCAACGGGTCCGCCAGGGCTTTGTAACGGTTGATTAAACGGGTGAGCGCCCCATCCGCAGGCACGTCCCGGGTGACAATCAGGTTCTGGGCCTGAATCGCCCGCACATCTTTTGTCCGACGGTCAAGAGTGAGCGTGATTGCCGTCAGCAACCGCCCAAAGGAAGCGGCACTGGTCACCACCCGTCCACCCAGCACGCAATTGTAGGCTTGATGGGTATGCCCCGTAATGAACAAATCCACCGCCGGGTCAGTGCGTTGGACAATCTCCACAATCGGCCCGGCAATACTCGGACATTCATTGTACCCCCCGGTGGGCAGCCCTCCCTCATGCACCAGCACCACGATTGCCTGCACCCCTTGTTTTTGCAATTCTGGCACCAGGGCATTTACCGTATCCGCTTCATTCTGAAACCGCAACCCCTGAATCCCACGTTGGGAAACAATTTTCGGAGTCCCTTCCAAAGTCATCCCAATAAAGGCAATTTTTACCCCATCAAATGTGTAAATTTTATAGGCAGGTAAAATTGGTTGACCCGTTTTTTCATCAATCACATTCGCCGCCAAATATTGAAATTTTGCCCCTCTAAATGGCTGATTGTCCCGACAGCCATCCTGGGGATGACACCCCCCTTTTTGTAAGCGGAGTAACTCGGCTGTCCCCTGGTCAAATTCATGGTTGCCCACTGCATTGACCGCCAATTGCATGACATCCAGGGCTTCAATGGTCGGTTCATCATGGAAGAGGGCAGATAGCAAAGGACTGGCACCGATAGAATCCCCTGCCGAGACCAATAAAGTGTGGGGATATTTGCGCCGCAACTGCTGAATATGACTGGCTAAATATTCCACCCCGCCCGCAGGAATGCGCTGTCCATCGGGTAGCGTAAAGGTTAAATTAGCCGGTTCCAAATTGCCATGCAAATCATTAAAAGCAATCAATTGCACCGTGACGCTCTCACTCTGAGCGACAATCCTAGGCACAAAGACCAGGGTTAAAACCAGGGAACATAAACCTACCAAGAGTATTTTGAACATTTGATTCATCACCTGAGCACCTCCATCACAATCTGTATTGAATTGATAGTAATTTTAAGACATTTTTGCTCCCACAGCGTCATGATACTCCTGTCCCGAAACGCTCATTGGAATAACTATAGCAATCCTAAATGAAAATAGAATAGGGGTCGCAGGGGCACCGCCCCCGTCCTTGGTTTTTTAGAATTTCTGTATGCCTACAGCACGCAAACTAACGTCACTCGAATTAGGATCGCAATATATAGTCATTTTGATTTAGAATGCGACACTTTTTAGGTATTTGTAATCGCTCTATCTCCTGGGAACCTCTATTTATTTGAACCAATCATCAATCCCATCGTGGGAATGCCCATATTACCCAGAACCAAGGGCGGGGGTGCCCCCCTGCGACCGCTAACTTTGAATTTATAGAGGTGCCCTCCTTTTAGGACAGGGTTTTTAAGTAAAAGCGAATGTCGCAAACTTGTTTGAAACTACTATATCAGTAATCTGGGAATATGCTCAAAATTACGCCACAGTTACAGCCCATTCAGTATTTGCGGGATATGGTTAAACTGCACCCTCGAAAAAATGATGATCAACCCGATTTATTGCCTCTGCCATTGGTTACCAGTTAGGACAAATTTTTGGTCATAAACTTCATCATCCCTCGATGAAACCTGCCTGATGATTACATTATCTTTAATCGTCCATTTTTCATCCCATCTATTATTTCGATTCAGGTCAATTTTAACACGATTCCAGCGATTGAATCCCGCATCCCGATAAAGATTAACCTTGTAGTTACGACCTGGTAGTGCATCCTTGATCTTATCAGTGTTGGCGTTGGGACTCCGGATTAAATCCAAAACCTCCCTATCAACTGTTCGGAGATGAACGCTCTGAGCATAGGCGGGAGAATTGAACTTAAAAATATAGGACTGATTACTCGGAGAATGTACAATAATTAAGTCGGTTATGAATAGTGCTACAAAACTCCCAACAATACCTACAGCACTGTTAACAATACTTGCTCTAGTTAGTTCCATAACCTACTCCTTGATAAACATCATGTTACGTTCAATCGGAACAGTACAGTTACAGTAACTGTACAAGCAAGGGCGAGGCGTGTCAAACAATTGTAAAGAACCTGCAAGAATGTTACCTAAATACTCTTTTCGGTAGCGTCTCGCAGGGTAACACCGCCATGCCTCTCCCCGATCATCTAAGGTAAAATACCTGCTACCAGCCCAACACAATCTTCCCTTAAAATTAAACACTATTTCCTGTAATTGATTATGACCACCTAATTTTTTTAATAACAATTCTTCTTCGGGAGAATATTTGATTACTTCACGATCCTGTTTTTCTGGTTGAATCTTAAAGGTAATTTGATGTGAGGTAAACCAGTTATGTAAAAACACCAAATGAGGCAAATTATCTCTAGTAGCGACACAGGTCACATTGACACTAGAATGTATGGGTATATGAGACTGTAACCAATTAATTTTATTGGTAAACTCCAGTAGGGCTGATTCAGTATTGACATACTCTCTATGCAAACTGATAGAAAACACCTTGAGATGATCACCTACGGCTCCTAAAAAACTGCTCAGCCTAGAAATGGTGGCAGAAAAGTTAGAAACAATGCTTACATAGTGCCCTAAACTAACAATCCCCGCTACCAATTCAGTTAATTGCGGATGCAAAAATGGTTCTCCCCCAGATAACTTTATCTCCCATTTACCTGATAATTGAGCAAAAGTTCTCAAGAAAGCCTCTATTTCTCCCCCCCGTCTCGTTCGATCTTTCAGATGACGTTGTGTACAGTAGGAACAACGATAGTTACACGCTGTATTGATATTCCAGGTAATTACCCCTCCTAAAGATTCAGCAAAATCCTTACTGTTCATATTCAATCATCCCTCGATTAGCAGGTACAGTGCAAGGACAAATGGTATAGGGACAGGGTTGGGAATTATTCCACAATTTGACACTTTCTTGGAAAACATTACCTAAATAGCCTTCTTTATAACGCTTAGCAGTGCGACAGGACCAAGCATTACCAAACTGGTCTAGGATAAAATAATCAACACCTGCCCAACATTGATAGCCATAGTAACTAGGAGATAAATTTGCCTGTTTGGAATTTGGTTTATCGCCAATAAGTAGTGGCAAAATCTCTCGGTCGGATTCGCTATAATTAAATGTTCCTGTTTTAGTCTTTAACCACTGAGGGAAATAAATAAAACCTGCCGACTCGATTTCATTTTTTACTTCTAGTAATTCTGCCAAAGTTGTGGGCACGAGTACGCTATTGACTACAATTGTTACTTCCTGGGGTAATAAGGAACGTAAGTATTTTAGTTTAGTTAAGAAAGGTTTGAGACTGACAAATTCACGATGCAGACTCGCAGAAATGATATTAATTTTGTGTCCTATTAGTTTGCAAAATTTTGATAAAGTATGAGGAGAAGCAGATAGATTAGTCAGTACAGAAATACGATGATTTAGCTGAGCTAACCCAGGTATAACTTGATTCATAAAACCAGGAAAAGCAAAGGGTTCGCCTCCAGACATTTTAATTTCCCATTCCCCTTCTAGGTGGCTAAAGAATCTTAAAAATTTATCTATTTCTTCAGATGTAGGATAACCTTGACGATATTTAGGGGATTGGATGCAATAAGAACAATTATAATTGCATATTCCATTAGTTTGCCACTCGATGGTGCGCTGACGTTTCATGTTGACTCTGCCTCCAACCGTTGTTTCCATTTGAAATTCTGATTTAACTTACCGCACTGATAACAACTATTAAAATAGTTCCCCCCCCTTAGTCGCTCCCTCAATTCTTGCCACTTTTTACCATACCAATGTTGAGAAAATGGAGCTTCCGCCAGAGAACCTACCACAACTTCTTTTGAACAGCAGTATAAAATGGTTCCATCCACCGTAATACGACTGTAAACCCAACCCATATAACAACCAATTGATTCAATCGGGGCAGTTGCTAGAGACCCAGTGGTAACCTGCTGTTCAAATACATCCAAATTTGTTTTTACTTCTAATTTTTTAGCTATATTTTTAGCCAAGGGAATTAACAGGGTTAATAATTCTTCTCGTTGCTCGTTGCTGATCGTCCAAATCTCAGTCCCCTCTCCTAAACTAGCGAGCTTAAAAGTAATTTGGGAGGCTTGGTAGTCATGGGCAAATTTGACCATTTCAACTAACTCTCGATAATTTTCATTTATTATTACCTGGACTTGTTTGAATCTCTTTCCTGCTGATGCAAATTCTCTTAAAATTTCGCACAATCGTTCAAAATCTTTAGGCGTTAAGTTTGGATGAAATGCGGTGTATGATTTGGGAGTAACACCATTTACTGAAATCAATAGCATATCTACATTAGATACTAAAACACGTTCTGGATCACACTTTAAGGCATTAGTCAAAACTGTAGTGTGCCAACCGTATGCCTTACATTGAGCAATCATTTGGTAAATATAAGGATTGAGAAACGGCTCTCCCATTCCTGATAAAATTATAGCTTGTACAGAGTTCATCCTCGCTATATCCTGTGTGAGAGAATCAAACATTTCCCAAGACATTTGTTGCTTTTTCCAGCCGTGAGAACGGGGTGTTTTTAGTGAAGGTGAGTGATCCCAACAAGTAACACAATTTGTATTACACGCATTGGTAATATCAATATGAACTGTTTGTGGCCCAGTGTAAATACTCCCAGTTTTCATACCCAGAATATACAGATGATTTTTCATACAGCTTTAATCTCCTCTCTGCTCAGTTGAAGTGACATTGATAAATTGGCATCAGTTTGGTTCCAGTAGCGATGAAATACACTTAAACCTCGCCATAAACTCTCATGTTTGTCCAATAGGGTTTCTAAAAATTGGCTTACAGATGTGACGAAATTCTTATCAATTGAGAGTGGCAAAAGTCTTAAAAAAGATCGCACACCGTTATCATCATTAAAAGATAATAATAGAGGTAACCATTCTCTAAAAGCTTCGTATACAATTTGATAGTCATGTGCTTCTAGTTTCCATCGTTTTGACCATAACAGCCACCAATCCCAACCTGTGGTTATCTGTCCTTGAGGCATACGTTCTATAAGTTTGTAAAATACTGTTGCTTTCATTTCACTGTCTTCTAACATTGATAACCCTTGATGAACAAGCTCCCAGTCCAATCCTGTTTTCTCTACTGCTTGGCAGAAATCTATAGTTAATAATTCATCAACCTCTTCTAAAAATAGTTTGGGGGCGAGCAAATGCGTAACTATTTTGGCAGTATCTTTAGCATAGTTTTTAGGTACAAAACTTTTAGCTCTTTGAGAGAGTTCTTCCCTTTTTTTATCATCTTTCATCTGTAGGACTAAATTGTCAATATCGTCCAGAGCTAACGCAGCACCTGCTTTTACAGCAGTATTAAGTCGTTTTTGTTGGTCGTCTGCTGTCTTAGATTGACTGTAGAAGGCGGTAGGGACTCCAACATGAAGAAGTTCATAATAGCTGTTAAAGCCAGCGGCAGAAATTGCCCAGTCTATTCCAGGGAATAAATTAACTGCCAAGGGATCATTTAACCAGGTAATGTTTCCTCCTCTGATAGGCGTACCACGGTATAAAATTCCTGCACCAATCACTAGATGTAAATGATGATAACTTTCTAGTTGTTTGGCGAGACGATTCAATAAATACTCAGCTTGGGAATCTCCGCCGCCGCCAGCACTCAGCCATACGGCTTGTTTCCCCTCGGGTATGCCTAAAATCTTCCGGGCTTCACTTCGTGATAGTAACTCTT comes from Synechococcus sp. C9 and encodes:
- the ppk1 gene encoding polyphosphate kinase 1, with protein sequence MNDVAALPLAHPSHFINREKSWLYFNDRVLHEALDPRTPLLEQAKFLAIFSTNLDEYFMVRIDALRDQVEANVTTPSPDGLTPQQQLDLISAHLAPVISQQHDYFAQNLRPRLAEAGIMIADYPTLTPEQQAYLHNDFLRQVFPILTPLAVDPGHPFPYMSNLSLNLAVLLEDTKTGQHHFARVKVPTKAASNPGGKALKRFVTLPEPLRPAGVRWLGVPLEQVIGHNLGALFPGMALVGWYPFRVTRDADLEIREDEAGDLLAEIEKEVRSRRYGRDATRLEIAKSAPELVRETLTQGLKIQAPWIYEINTLLNLGDLMELAFLPYPELRDPDWTPVIPALFEEKAYSEAQGGVDWFSLIHQGDVLVHHPYHSFAGTVERFIAQAATDPEVLGIKMTLYRTSGDSPIVQSLITAAENGIQVAVLVELKARFDEENNILWARRLEQAGVHVVYGLIGLKTHSKLALVVRREGEGIRRYMHLGTGNYNSKTARIYTDLGILTCRDDLAADVTELFNFLTGYSRQRQYRHLLVAPVNMREELVRLIRQEAAHARAGQPARIFAKMNALADTGIILELYEAAQAGVEIRLLVRGMCTLRPGVPGLSERIQVVSIIGRFLEHSRVFWFHNQGQENLYIGSADWRTRNLDRRVEALTPVLDAGIKQQLQEIMELMWTDNRQAWDLQPDGTYIQRQPAPGEPERGSHALLMQKALAEATPVV
- a CDS encoding bifunctional metallophosphatase/5'-nucleotidase; its protein translation is MFKILLVGLCSLVLTLVFVPRIVAQSESVTVQLIAFNDLHGNLEPANLTFTLPDGQRIPAGGVEYLASHIQQLRRKYPHTLLVSAGDSIGASPLLSALFHDEPTIEALDVMQLAVNAVGNHEFDQGTAELLRLQKGGCHPQDGCRDNQPFRGAKFQYLAANVIDEKTGQPILPAYKIYTFDGVKIAFIGMTLEGTPKIVSQRGIQGLRFQNEADTVNALVPELQKQGVQAIVVLVHEGGLPTGGYNECPSIAGPIVEIVQRTDPAVDLFITGHTHQAYNCVLGGRVVTSAASFGRLLTAITLTLDRRTKDVRAIQAQNLIVTRDVPADGALTRLINRYKALADPLANRVIGQITADILRTASPSGEMPLGNLIADAQLAATQAPEQGGAVVAFMNPGGIRAELTLAPGGQVTYGQAFAVQPFGNNLVTMSLTGAQIKALLEQQFDNPTPGQNRILQVSQGFRYRWSPTAPPGNRVQDMSLNGQPIRPEQTYRVTVNSFLADGGDNFTVLRQGQERVGGVTDMAAWEAYFRAQSPVSPPALGRIVN
- a CDS encoding radical SAM protein, with the translated sequence MNSKDFAESLGGVITWNINTACNYRCSYCTQRHLKDRTRRGGEIEAFLRTFAQLSGKWEIKLSGGEPFLHPQLTELVAGIVSLGHYVSIVSNFSATISRLSSFLGAVGDHLKVFSISLHREYVNTESALLEFTNKINWLQSHIPIHSSVNVTCVATRDNLPHLVFLHNWFTSHQITFKIQPEKQDREVIKYSPEEELLLKKLGGHNQLQEIVFNFKGRLCWAGSRYFTLDDRGEAWRCYPARRYRKEYLGNILAGSLQLFDTPRPCLYSYCNCTVPIERNMMFIKE
- a CDS encoding radical SAM protein, whose amino-acid sequence is MKRQRTIEWQTNGICNYNCSYCIQSPKYRQGYPTSEEIDKFLRFFSHLEGEWEIKMSGGEPFAFPGFMNQVIPGLAQLNHRISVLTNLSASPHTLSKFCKLIGHKINIISASLHREFVSLKPFLTKLKYLRSLLPQEVTIVVNSVLVPTTLAELLEVKNEIESAGFIYFPQWLKTKTGTFNYSESDREILPLLIGDKPNSKQANLSPSYYGYQCWAGVDYFILDQFGNAWSCRTAKRYKEGYLGNVFQESVKLWNNSQPCPYTICPCTVPANRGMIEYEQ
- a CDS encoding radical SAM protein, with the protein product MKNHLYILGMKTGSIYTGPQTVHIDITNACNTNCVTCWDHSPSLKTPRSHGWKKQQMSWEMFDSLTQDIARMNSVQAIILSGMGEPFLNPYIYQMIAQCKAYGWHTTVLTNALKCDPERVLVSNVDMLLISVNGVTPKSYTAFHPNLTPKDFERLCEILREFASAGKRFKQVQVIINENYRELVEMVKFAHDYQASQITFKLASLGEGTEIWTISNEQREELLTLLIPLAKNIAKKLEVKTNLDVFEQQVTTGSLATAPIESIGCYMGWVYSRITVDGTILYCCSKEVVVGSLAEAPFSQHWYGKKWQELRERLRGGNYFNSCYQCGKLNQNFKWKQRLEAEST